In the Pyrolobus fumarii 1A genome, one interval contains:
- a CDS encoding PLP-dependent cysteine synthase family protein — MDYRLVDIRSVKAHRGIDVRNALSSMATILRENRVTRSIVVNDDDVVADEESNILYWSLRFLGVRRVPVSRGSTVEVNVSLEELGFYEDVNPEPYRVFQDTLELLYRNWPTPLVRLRSLSGDGYTVWAKLEWYNPYSMSIKDRTAWYMIVRALEEGWRGDKIYEATSTNTGMALAAMGAIHGFKVKLWIPKSIQKVSDILLKAMGAEVVRRDKSLTVEMISEVKEAASRDNALHIDQFNNDANFLVHLRFTAKELEVQLKHAGVKLKGIVGGLGTSGHMSAITFYFKTRFDNIKVYGVVPAPGEVIPGIRRPETGMKWVHWSTPDRIVDVKLEEAIEAVLSIARKDGILPGLSSGAVAAAFMKLRDSGEIEPGHYVLVFPDNGFKYAEQLSAYFAKHGS; from the coding sequence ATGGACTATAGGCTCGTTGACATCAGGTCGGTGAAAGCGCACCGCGGTATCGATGTGAGAAACGCGCTTAGTTCAATGGCGACTATTCTCCGCGAGAATCGCGTTACCCGAAGCATCGTGGTCAACGACGACGATGTCGTGGCTGATGAGGAGTCTAACATCCTCTACTGGTCGCTGAGGTTTCTCGGCGTACGTAGAGTCCCAGTGAGCCGCGGCAGCACGGTAGAGGTTAATGTTAGCCTCGAGGAGCTTGGGTTCTACGAGGATGTTAACCCCGAGCCATATAGGGTATTCCAAGACACGCTTGAGCTTCTCTACCGGAACTGGCCGACGCCCCTTGTCAGGCTTAGGAGCTTATCCGGTGACGGCTATACAGTATGGGCTAAGCTAGAGTGGTACAACCCGTATAGCATGAGCATTAAGGACCGCACAGCTTGGTATATGATAGTTAGGGCTCTCGAGGAGGGATGGAGGGGCGACAAGATCTACGAGGCTACGTCGACCAACACTGGTATGGCCCTGGCGGCAATGGGAGCCATACACGGCTTTAAGGTTAAACTGTGGATACCGAAGAGCATACAGAAGGTGAGCGACATTCTGCTCAAGGCTATGGGCGCCGAGGTTGTAAGGAGGGATAAGTCGCTAACAGTGGAGATGATCAGCGAGGTGAAGGAAGCCGCGAGTAGGGACAATGCACTACACATAGACCAGTTCAACAATGATGCAAACTTCCTCGTGCATCTACGCTTCACCGCCAAGGAGCTTGAAGTGCAGCTGAAGCACGCTGGCGTTAAGCTAAAGGGCATAGTCGGAGGCCTTGGCACATCGGGTCACATGAGCGCCATAACATTCTACTTCAAGACGCGATTCGACAACATCAAAGTGTATGGGGTTGTGCCAGCGCCAGGCGAGGTGATACCAGGTATACGCCGCCCAGAAACCGGAATGAAATGGGTACACTGGTCGACGCCAGACCGTATAGTTGATGTCAAGCTCGAAGAGGCTATAGAGGCTGTGTTGAGCATCGCAAGGAAGGATGGCATCCTGCCGGGGCTTAGTAGTGGCGCTGTCGCAGCAGCTTTCATGAAGCTAAGGGATAGCGGAGAGATAGAGCCGGGACACTACGTGCTAGTCTTCCCTGACAACGGGTTCAAGTATGCCGAGCAACTCTCAGCCTACTTCGCGAAACACGGTTCATAG
- a CDS encoding ammonium transporter — translation MAAGDVAWLLTASSMVLFMTVPGLALFYGGLVRARSVVSTMMYSLLAFALVSVVWVLLGFGIAFGSDIAGFIGNPVDYLRWLAQPTPSTGDIPLPVIIGFQGMFAAIATAIISSAVVERARIEAWALYAILWVLLVYSVIAHWVWGGGWAQKLPELLGIPEALDFAGGVVVHIASGFSALMLALLLGRRRTAREVEPVPHNIPLVLIGTGILWFGWMGFNAGSALAADATAANAWLVTNTAAAAGAITWFLLSLAVTGRASSVAFASGAVAGLVAITPCAGYVGPLDALPIGAVASIVSYMAMNWRIRKGIDETLDAWAVHGMSGLWGSIAAGIFANPAVSSHAGLLYGNPVQLASQILTSVAAIAYAMIATVVIYYVVEALVGWRVPVEAEYVGLDAAEYGEQAYLTM, via the coding sequence GTGGCAGCCGGGGATGTTGCGTGGCTATTGACAGCGTCATCAATGGTTCTGTTCATGACGGTGCCTGGCTTGGCGTTGTTCTATGGAGGCCTAGTGAGGGCCAGGAGCGTCGTCTCAACAATGATGTATAGTTTGTTGGCTTTCGCGCTAGTTAGCGTAGTCTGGGTGCTCCTAGGCTTCGGCATAGCGTTTGGTAGCGACATAGCGGGGTTCATCGGCAACCCCGTCGATTACCTACGATGGCTTGCGCAGCCGACTCCATCAACTGGCGACATACCACTGCCTGTGATCATAGGATTCCAGGGCATGTTCGCAGCGATAGCCACGGCGATAATATCCTCGGCTGTCGTGGAGAGGGCGAGGATAGAGGCTTGGGCGCTCTACGCGATACTATGGGTCCTACTAGTCTACAGTGTGATCGCGCACTGGGTGTGGGGTGGCGGTTGGGCACAGAAACTCCCAGAGCTGCTCGGCATTCCCGAGGCTCTTGACTTCGCTGGCGGAGTGGTCGTCCACATAGCATCTGGCTTCTCAGCGCTGATGCTAGCGCTGCTGCTGGGCAGGAGGAGGACAGCGCGCGAGGTTGAACCAGTGCCTCACAACATCCCCCTCGTGCTGATAGGCACTGGTATACTCTGGTTCGGGTGGATGGGGTTCAACGCGGGCTCTGCTCTAGCAGCAGACGCTACCGCGGCCAACGCGTGGCTCGTGACGAACACTGCTGCGGCGGCTGGCGCGATCACCTGGTTCCTGCTTAGCCTGGCAGTCACCGGAAGAGCATCCTCAGTTGCCTTTGCCAGCGGTGCTGTCGCAGGCCTGGTCGCGATAACGCCGTGCGCTGGCTATGTAGGTCCTCTGGATGCCCTCCCGATAGGCGCTGTTGCAAGCATAGTAAGCTACATGGCGATGAACTGGAGAATCAGGAAGGGCATAGACGAGACTCTAGACGCGTGGGCAGTGCACGGCATGTCCGGGCTCTGGGGTAGCATAGCTGCAGGAATATTCGCCAACCCCGCGGTTAGCAGCCATGCAGGGCTCCTCTACGGTAACCCGGTGCAGCTAGCCTCACAGATACTGACTAGCGTCGCAGCCATCGCTTACGCCATGATAGCGACTGTTGTGATATACTATGTTGTCGAGGCTCTTGTCGGTTGGAGGGTGCCAGTAGAGGCAGAGTATGTCGGCCTAGACGCTGCTGAGTACGGTGAGCAGGCGTATCTCACAATGTGA
- a CDS encoding P-II family nitrogen regulator, whose translation MTKLIIAFIRPEKLEDVKKELEAIGVYPMTIVEVRGRGEQRGITLMYRGHPVRVDLIPKLQLEIIVEDDMVDKVIEAIVRGAYTGRPGDGRIIVLPVEKNIRIREEYEKLRTREQPPTP comes from the coding sequence GTGACGAAGCTAATCATAGCCTTCATACGCCCCGAGAAGCTGGAAGACGTCAAGAAGGAGCTTGAAGCCATAGGCGTCTACCCAATGACCATAGTGGAGGTTCGTGGTAGGGGCGAGCAGCGCGGAATCACATTGATGTATCGTGGGCATCCGGTGCGCGTCGATCTGATACCGAAGTTGCAGCTAGAGATAATCGTAGAGGATGACATGGTGGATAAGGTGATCGAGGCGATAGTGCGGGGTGCCTATACCGGCCGTCCTGGCGACGGCAGGATAATCGTACTCCCCGTCGAGAAGAACATCAGGATACGCGAGGAGTATGAGAAGCTAAGGACCCGTGAGCAACCACCCACGCCCTAG
- a CDS encoding potassium channel family protein, with protein MSRYRPVPLTRLLRDMMSYASTALDLGFYAIAFRDEGASYEVVQLERLVEKLWEGAVVEASLAVRGYEEAVAMVSVFKVVDGLVRVTDVAADLASLVLRGIDPPSLLRVALLSGAEVTAPLRVRSKMRVAEIEDEGVDIVAVRRGGEWIIHPSDDVMLEPGDVVVVRGSPENVARVTGMRFEVSSGGGEVEEETLRLKKLADILLDLGFYSILYGDEIVALHVQEIEHRLDEEIIYYYEMVSGLGLSPQQEYALHKFAEVVENVSDVAAAMASMVRTHRPIHRVIAAAEDMSQERILALVYQGPGGVRLGDTGLQREEVIVVAVRRGERWVPTPPPTVILEPGDRVIIKTYVEDLDELLESVESMGFRVLREKLEIEE; from the coding sequence TTGAGCCGGTACCGGCCGGTACCCCTCACTAGGCTACTACGCGACATGATGAGCTACGCCAGCACGGCTCTGGACCTAGGGTTCTATGCTATTGCTTTTCGCGACGAGGGGGCGTCGTACGAGGTCGTGCAGCTAGAGAGGCTTGTCGAGAAGCTCTGGGAGGGTGCTGTTGTCGAGGCTAGCCTCGCAGTAAGGGGCTACGAGGAGGCCGTCGCAATGGTAAGCGTCTTTAAGGTTGTCGATGGGCTTGTGAGAGTCACTGACGTCGCCGCCGATCTCGCGTCGCTAGTGTTGCGGGGCATAGATCCGCCCAGCCTGTTACGAGTCGCTCTTCTATCCGGGGCGGAGGTTACCGCCCCCTTACGCGTTCGTAGCAAGATGCGTGTGGCAGAGATCGAGGATGAGGGTGTTGACATCGTTGCTGTGAGGAGGGGCGGCGAGTGGATAATACACCCTAGCGATGACGTCATGCTCGAGCCGGGTGATGTTGTCGTTGTGCGCGGCTCGCCAGAGAACGTTGCGAGGGTTACGGGGATGAGGTTTGAGGTTTCGAGCGGTGGCGGCGAGGTTGAGGAAGAGACATTGCGTCTCAAGAAACTCGCGGATATACTCCTCGACCTAGGGTTCTACAGTATACTCTATGGCGATGAGATAGTCGCACTGCACGTCCAAGAGATCGAGCATAGGCTTGACGAGGAGATCATCTACTACTACGAGATGGTCTCTGGGCTGGGGCTGAGCCCCCAGCAGGAGTACGCGTTGCACAAGTTCGCGGAGGTTGTCGAGAACGTGTCGGACGTCGCGGCGGCCATGGCGTCTATGGTGAGGACGCATCGCCCGATACACCGTGTGATAGCGGCGGCCGAGGATATGAGCCAGGAGAGGATACTCGCGCTGGTATACCAGGGGCCCGGCGGCGTTAGGCTCGGGGACACCGGGCTGCAACGCGAGGAGGTGATCGTGGTCGCGGTTAGGAGGGGTGAACGCTGGGTACCTACACCACCGCCAACCGTGATACTAGAACCGGGGGACCGCGTCATCATCAAAACCTACGTGGAGGACCTGGATGAGCTACTGGAGAGCGTAGAGTCCATGGGCTTCCGTGTCCTACGTGAGAAGCTGGAGATCGAGGAGTAG